TCTCCCCCATCGACCAAATAAACATTACTGGCAGAAGTTTCTAATTCAGGATATTCTTTTAATAGAATGTTTTTTCGCATTTCGGCAAACATTCCTGAAACCTCTACTCCTGTTGGTCCGCCTCCCGCAACTACGATCGTCAATAGTTTACGGCGTTTACGCATATCTTTGGTAATAGCTGCTTTTTCAAGGTTTTTTAGCAACGCATTACGCATTTCGATGGCATCATTTAAGGTTTTCATCGGAATAGCGTTTTTCATTACGTTTTCCATGCCAAAATAGCTTGTTTCAGCTCCGGTAGCAAAAACTAAGTAATCGTATGTTAATTCACCATTGCTGAGGATTATTTTATTCTCGGCAGGAACTGCAGAAAGTAATTCGCCTAAGCGAAATTGCAGGTTTTTTTTGCCTGCAAAGAATTTTCTAAAAGGATAACTAATGCTTGACGGTTCTAAAAATGCGGTTGCAACCTGATATATTAGTGGCGGAAAAAAGTTATAATTGTTTTTGTCTACAAGTGTTACTTGTATTTGAGGATGGTTTACAAGCTCTTTTGCGAGATTGATCCCTGCAAAACCACCTCCTATAATGACTATTTTCATATATATTGCTTATTAAGTAGGATTTATGAGTGAAACTATTTTTGCTTTTGCAGTTCTATAAATTTAACATTATAATTTCAAATAAAAAATCCATTTAAGGTTTTCTTTTGATTCTTAAAAAATTAATTTATAAGTTTGAGTTTCATCATAATATCAGTCTGTTCATCGTTTCCAAGTTTAAAAATGTGTTTATCAAATTCGACAAAATCATTCTTTTTATAAAAACTTAAAGCTCGATGATTTTCTTCCCAGACACCTAACCAAACATAGTCAACATTCTTGGTTTTGGCTATTTGTATCGCTTTTTCGTAAAGTATTTGTCCGACTTTTTTACCATGAAATTCTTTCGAAACGTAGATTCTCTCTATTTCCAAAGCCTTGGCATCTTGCAATTCGGTTTGAGATTCGCCAAAATTTACTTTTAAATAACCAATAACATTATTCTCAAGTGTTGCAAAATAAAATTCAGAATTGGTATTTTTAAGTTCTTCGGTTAATTTGTCGCTGGAGAACTTTTCGTCAAGATACTTTTTCATATTTTCTTCATCATTTGATTCTGAAAATGTTTCCTGAAAAGTTTTTCGGCCAATTTCTTTCAATTGATCAATCTCCTGTATTGTTATTCTTTTTATTTCAATAGTTTCCATAGGTAACTTCCTGTTGTTTTTTTTAAGGTTTAGAATACCCTATAAAAATACAACAGAAACTATGAAAAGTAATAATTCAGAATGTTACTTTTTGAATTTTTTAACAGGTTTTTCAGTTACTTCAACTTTGTTTTGTAAAACGTAATTTGCCATCAATTTTTCAATTAATTCATCCTTTGTAAGATGGTGAAAAACTGTTTTTACCTTTGTTTTTAAATCTGCTGAAATATCGTGATTTGGCTTCGTTTTAAAGATTTGTTTCGCCCATAAAAGCGTATTGTTTTCTTCTAAACTTACAACTGAAGGTTTTTGGAATTTAGTAAATTTTATCCCTAATTCTTTTTCAAATTCCGGAATTTCAACCACTTCTTCCTCTTGCAAAACCGTTAAAGAAAGTCCTTTTGCTCCTGCTCTCGCAGTTCTTCCGCTTCTGTGAACGTAAGTTTCATAAGTATCCGGTAAATGATAATTTACAACATATGAAATTTCTTTTACGTCGATTCCTCTCGCAGCTAAATCTGTAGCAACCAAAATATTAATGTGTCCTTCACGGAATTGCTCCATTATTCTGTCTCTAATTCCTTGTGATAAACTACCGTGAAGCGCGCCTGAAGAAAAACGGTTTATGGCTAAGTTTTTAGCCAGTTTATTTACTGCAGCTTTAGTTTTACAGAAAATGATTCCGCGTTCGCCATCTTTTGAATTTAAAAAATACATTAAAACATCCAATTTTTCGATTGGATCAACAACAATATATTCGTGATCAATTCCTTGGTTACCAACAGTTTCCATGTTTGCGCTAACCTGAACTACATTTTTGTTTAAGTAATTCTGAATCAATTGTTTAATTATTCCCGGTAAAGTTGCAGAGAACAATAAAGTGCGGTGTTTTTTAGGAAGTTCGGCTACGATTTCGTCCAAGCTTTCCTTTAGAATTGAAACCATTTCATCTGCTTCGTCTAAAACTAAATATTCAGCTTGTTTTAAGTCAATTGCTTTACGCTGAATCAAATCGATCAAACGTCCCGGAGTTGCAACAACAATATGTGTTGGTTGTGTAAGGCGTTCAATTTGTGGCTTAATGGGGATTCCACCACAAGTTGAAGCTATAGAGATATTTGGAATATGTTTTCCAAAATCCTCTAAATTTCTGAATATTTGCTGTCCAAGTTCTCTGGTTGGAACCAAAATAACGGCTTGAACAACAGAAGATTTTGTATTGATTAATTGCAATAATGGCAATCCGAAAGCGGCAGTTTTACCGGTTCCGGTTTTGGCTAAACCTACAACATCATGACTTTCAGATAAAAGTAACGGAATTGTTTTTTGCTGAATTTCTGTTGGTTCAACAATATTCAATTCGCTTAAAGCTTTTAAAATTGGTGCTGAAATTCCTAATGATGAGAATTGTTTAGACATCTTTTATTTTTGTTTATTTTGTTTTTATTTGTTTCAAGTTTCAGGTTGCTTCGAAAACTTAAAAATGAGTTTCTAGTAATTTGCAAAGGAGAAATCGCAATAGAATAAATTACTCTAAAATGCTATTTCTCCTTTATAAGAATATAATTTTGTCTAGATTCCAAAAAAAACTTGAAACCTTAAACCTAAAACAACTTTCTATTCGTCCGGTTCGTTCATGATTTTTTCACGATACTTTTTACCAATTAACAAAACTAGTTTTAGTTTGTAATCGTCAACCAGCCATTCGCGGTAGTTTTTACTACATTGACTCAAACATTTTGCATAACGTTTGATACGGCATTCGATATCGTCATCAAGCTCTTTTCCTAATGATTTTGCTTCTTGTAATGTTTCTGTATTGTCGACACACATTGCTGCGTGTTGTTCTAATGATTTGTCTAATACAACTTTAGAACGTAAATTTTGTTTGATGATTAATTTGTGTTCTTCATCAACATCAAAAGTTACATCTGCAGTTTTGCTGAATTTTGCTCTTAATTCAGGCGGCATGCTGTATTTAAAATACAACTCAATTTCGGTATCATCACGTAAGTTCTCCAAATAAAACTCAGGTGATTTAAAAATGTGCTGCCAATTTACAGGCTCGCTCCACAGACCAAAACGTGCTGCATTATTTCCTAAATCGATCACCGTAAACTCATCTTTACCAGGTAATTTACGAGATCCACGACCAATCATTTGGTAGTATAAAGTTAATGATTTTGTTGCTCTGTTCAGGATAATTGTTTCAACTGTAGGTTCATCAAAACCAGTTGTTAAGATTCCTACCGAAGTCAAAATTGCATCCGGAGTCTTTTTAAACCATTGTAAGATGTCTTTACGTTCTTCAGAACTACTTGTATTGTCAAGGTGTCTAATGTCGTAACCGGCTTCTCTAAACGTCTCATATACATATAATGAAGTATGAATACCGTTGTTGAAAATCAACGTTTTCTTACCTAATGAACGTTCTGTATACGCATGCAAAAGTTTTTCCTGCATGATGGTATTCGTATATAAATCATCTGATGATTTTACGGTGTAATCTCCATTGATACCAACTTTTAGAGATGTCAATCCCACATCATAACTATAAGTTGTAGCACGAGCAAGGAAACCTTTGTCAATCAATGAACTAATGGTGTCTCCCACAATAAGTTCATCGTAACTCTGGTGCATTGGTAATTTTATATTCGAACTCAAAGGTGTTGCTGTTACTCCAAGAATAAAAGCGTTTTTGAATGAGTTTAATAATTTTCTGAATGAATTGTAATGTGCCTCATCAATAATAACCAAACCAATGTTGTCAAGATGTAATTTCTCGTCGTTGATACGGTTTTTCAAAGTTTCTACCATCGCCACAAAACAAGAAAAGTCGTTTTGATCCGGTAATTCTTTTACTTTACTATTGATAATTTTATTAGAAACGCCAAAACCTTTTAACATTTTTGAGGTTTGTTTACAAAGCTCGATACGGTGTGTTAAAACAACCACTTTTTTATCATTATTAGCTAAATAACGACGCACGATTTCGGAAAAAATCACTGTTTTTCCGCCACCTGTAGGCAATTGGTATAATAAATGATGTTTCGAAGGAGCATTGTCTAAACGTTCAAAAATGGCGTCAATATCGCCTTTTTGGTATGCATAAAGTTCTTTTTTCTCTTCTCTTTCTATTTCTAAAGTGTTTTGAGACATTGTTTATTTTTGGATTTTTGCAAAAATACACCGAAAAAACAGTTATTCATCTTATTTTAACTTAAAATAAATGTTTTTTTTAAATAAGATTTTTTATGAGAAGTACTTTTTTTAGTCGATTTTGTCTAAGATTGCTTCAAAATCGTACTTATTTTTCCATTTTTGTTGAATAGTTTCTTTTTCGATTGCAATAATTCTTTCTCTGAAATCAGATAAAATTCCGTTTGAAATCGAAAAATTTACGGCTTGTTCAAATGAGTTAAATATACTCTTGTAAAATAATTCCTGCTTTATAAAATTTTGCGACGAATAAGTTTGAGCAATTTCGATGTTGTAAAGCATAATATCAGCAATTACAAAAGGATCAACACCCAATAAAATGAAATGTTTTATGTATTTCTGAGCTACAGAACGACGCATTTTGGCTTTCGGACGTCGTTTTGAATTGGGCTTTTTAATTGGAAAATATTCCTGCGAGATTTTGACTTTGCATTCCTGCAGCAATTTGTCTTCTTTTGGATTGAAAACAAAATCATAATAGACTTTTACAGGACTAAACTTTTCATACAACTGAATTATTTGTTCTTCGAGTTGTTCTTTGCTCAATTCGTTCAAATATTTTTTTAAATCGCGTTTACTCATTATCAAAGTTTAAGATTACAAAAGTAAATTACTTTCCTGATTCATGTCGCAAAAACCAACCATAATACTTAATTTTGCTTCAATAAACTCAAAATATATATACATGCTCAAGATTTTCAAAGTTACTGCAATTTTAGAGGGAATCTCTTATTTAGTGTTATTTACCAATATGCTTTTCATTAAAACCAACAATCCTGAACTTTACCATACCTTATTACGTCCGTTAGGAATGACGCACGGCGTTCTATTTATAGGATATGTTTTGTTGGCATTTTTACTTAGAAAGCCACAAAACTGGGATTTAAAAACTTTCGCAATTATTCAAATAGCTTCTCTTATTCCTTTTGGAACTTTTTATATCGAGAAAAAATATTTAGAAAATAATGCCTAATCTTTTGAATAAAATATTCAACTTTTTATACCCTCTTTTTAGAGACTGGGGAATGAGCCGCAATTTTGCGTCTTATGTCAGCCTTGTCTTTAATATTGCTATAATGATCGTTTTGGCTTATGCCATTTATTATATGGCAAAATTTGTTTTGGTAACCTTAACGGCAATTTTTGCACAAAAGACCAAAACAAAATTTGACGATTATTTAATTCACAATAAAACCACAAAATACACCGCGTATTTAATTCCGTTTTTCTTTATTTATAAAGCCGTTCCAATTATTTTGGACAAATATGAATATTGGGAAACGCTTTTTGGAAAAATCGTAGGTATTTATATCGTTTTAATCAGTTTATGGATTATTAGAACGATTTTTAATGCCTTACGCGATTATCTAAAACAAAAACCGGAATACAGCGATAAACCGATCGATAGTTTCGTTCAGGTTATTATGATTGTACTTTGGATTTTTGGTGTTGCCATGATTATTTCGACTTTATTCGGAATCAAACAAGGCGAATTGTTGACGATTTTAGGGACACTTTCGGCAATTATTATCTTGATATTCAGAGATACTATTCTAGGATTTGTATCCAGTGTTCAGGTGGCCATAAACGATATGGTTCGTATTGGTGACTGGATTACGATGGATAAATTTGGTGCTGATGGTGACGTAATTGAAATTAATCTTACAACGGTTAAAGTTCGAAATTTCGACAACACGATTACTACAATTCCAACTTATGCTTTAAGTTCAGACTCGTTCCAGAACTGGCGTGGAATGCAAAAATCTGCCGGAAGACGTATTAAAAGACACGTTTTGATTAAAAGCAGCAGTATTCGTTTCTTAACGGATGAAGATTTGGAACAAATGAAAAAAGTACAACTTCTAAGCAATTACATCGAAACAAGACAATCCGAAATTGTAAAATACAACGATATTCGTGGCGTAGACAAAACTTTGGCGCTTAATGGCCGAAATATGACTAATCTGGGATTATTTAGAAAATATATTATTCAATATTTAATCACACATCCTGGTTTAAATAAAGAAATGCATATGATGTGTCGTCAGTTACAATCGACTGCACACGGAGTTCCGTTAGAAATTTATGCTTTTTCAAGTGATAAACGCTGGGCAAACTACGAATATATAATGGCCGATATTTTTGACCACGTTATGGCTTCTGTAGAATATTTTGACCTCGAAATCTTCGAATTACCATCGAAAATTGGGCATTTAGATTAGGAATTTTGTTTCAGGTTTTCTTTGTTTCAAGTTTGAAAAATGTTCTTAACCGCAAAGTTCGCAAAGTTTTTTCGCAAAGATCGCAAGGCAATACTTTGCGTTCATAGCGTAAAACTTTGCGAACTTTGCGGTTAAATTATGCTCAAAGCAAAACAACCTGAAACCTGAAACAAAGAAAACCTGAAACTATTTTTTAACTTCTTCAAAAACAAACTCAGCTTTATTATATTCTATAGGCTGATCCGGCATAAAAAGCGGAAGATTAAAATAAGTTCCAATTACTCCTTTTCCCATAAAAAGTTTGTTTTCTTTTTTCAAGATTGCCAGCGGAATCCTTTTCCAGCTTCCTCCGTTTGAGATATAATGAAAATCACCTCGTAGCGTATCGCCTTTTATATCTCCCCTAACATCTCCGGAATCTTTACCGATTTTATAATACGAGATTTCATAACGACCGTAAAAGCGTTTGTCGTTTATATTCAGGCTTAAAATTGCGGTATCTTTATTATGTACAGCACGGTACATAACCTGATTATACTGACTTTTATCTTCCTTATTATTGCAGGAAACCAGAAACATAATCGACAAAGAAACCAGTATAATTTTTTTAGTCATTTTTGAGAAGGATTTTTAACCATTTAAGTTATGTAAGGAATTATAAGTTTAGCTTAAATTAACTTAAATAACTTATATGGTGAATAAATTATAAACGATCTTTTACGAATTCGATTTGGGTTTTTCCATGCGCTTTTGGTTTTCCGTTTTCGTCAAGATTTACCATTGTCGTTTGATCGATTGTAATAATGATTTCGCGAGTCATCATATTTCGAACGGCACAAGTTAAAACCAAAGAAGTATTTCCGAATTTCACAACATCAATTCCAATTTCGACAATATCACCTTGTCTGGCCGAACTCTTAAAATTAATTTCAGACATGTATTTAGTTACAACTCTGGTGTTTTCTAACTGAATTATCGTGTACAATGCCAGTTCTTCGTCGATCCAGGCCAATAATTTTCCGCCAAATAAAGTTCCGTTTGGATTTAAATCTTCGGGTTTAACCCATTTTCTGGTATGAAATCGCATAATTTTAGTTTAAATAAAAATTTTTGTATTGGAATTTTTTCTAAATTTAAAGAAAAAACATGGAAGATAGAGATGCTTTTTTAAGAGAATTCAGAGGCGAAACTTTAGGAACTGTAAGCGCTCAATCTTCACCAGATGAGTTGTTTCAAAATCAGACGATTAGACCAATTTTAAAACTTCAAAATGATTTGTTTATTGCGGTTTTTATAAATTATGTAAATAAAAACAAGGCCGATTTCTATTCTTATACAGTTGAGAAAAAACTTCAGGTTATCGAAAATTCTATTCAAAAAGACATTAAGTTCAGAAATTCTCTTAAAGGAATTGTCATGGCACTTTTTACCATTGAAGAATATGAAACTTATATTCAAAACTCGTCAAGCTTAAACAAAAGAATGATGAATTTATTAATTGAACGATTAAAAAGTCAGGTTCAATTGTTTGAATTAGAGTCTAATTCGAATTAGAGATTCTGGATGGAAATAGAAATAATCGAAAAGCAAAATCAGAGTTTATTTGTTTATAAAAAAGGTGAACTTTTATTTTATTCAACAGTAAAATTTAATTGGTTCAATAAAATTATAAAGATATATAATCCTTATGATGTGTTAGCTTTAGAATTAAAAAACGATCCTTTTTTCTGTGAGATTTTCCATCAAAACAAATTTATGACTAAGCTTATATGTAAAATTAATAACGAAGCTATAATTTTCGATAATGATAAGCGTTTGTATATTAAATCGGCATATTTCATTTCTATAAATAATAATTTTAATTACTTTTTTGAAGGAAGAAAAATAGCTCAGGTAAAACAAAAGATCGTGGGTTTTTCGACTAAGTTTTTATTAACTGTAAATGATGAAAATTTAGATTTTCTAGATCAAATCATCTTTCATATACTATCAATTAAAACGGGTTTTTCAATAGATTAAAAACCTCAAATAGATAAATTAATGTTCAGCCAATTCCGAAATAAATTTCCATTAACAGATGAAAAATGGATCGAATACACCAACTATTTCAAGCGTCTTGAAGTTCCTGCTAAAACAGTTCTTTTAGAAGAAGGAGAAATCTCAAAAAGGCTTTTTATTATCGAAAAAGGCTGTATC
This genomic window from Flavobacterium sp. 9 contains:
- a CDS encoding GNAT family N-acetyltransferase, which translates into the protein METIEIKRITIQEIDQLKEIGRKTFQETFSESNDEENMKKYLDEKFSSDKLTEELKNTNSEFYFATLENNVIGYLKVNFGESQTELQDAKALEIERIYVSKEFHGKKVGQILYEKAIQIAKTKNVDYVWLGVWEENHRALSFYKKNDFVEFDKHIFKLGNDEQTDIMMKLKLIN
- a CDS encoding DEAD/DEAH box helicase; this translates as MSKQFSSLGISAPILKALSELNIVEPTEIQQKTIPLLLSESHDVVGLAKTGTGKTAAFGLPLLQLINTKSSVVQAVILVPTRELGQQIFRNLEDFGKHIPNISIASTCGGIPIKPQIERLTQPTHIVVATPGRLIDLIQRKAIDLKQAEYLVLDEADEMVSILKESLDEIVAELPKKHRTLLFSATLPGIIKQLIQNYLNKNVVQVSANMETVGNQGIDHEYIVVDPIEKLDVLMYFLNSKDGERGIIFCKTKAAVNKLAKNLAINRFSSGALHGSLSQGIRDRIMEQFREGHINILVATDLAARGIDVKEISYVVNYHLPDTYETYVHRSGRTARAGAKGLSLTVLQEEEVVEIPEFEKELGIKFTKFQKPSVVSLEENNTLLWAKQIFKTKPNHDISADLKTKVKTVFHHLTKDELIEKLMANYVLQNKVEVTEKPVKKFKK
- a CDS encoding DEAD/DEAH box helicase, coding for MSQNTLEIEREEKKELYAYQKGDIDAIFERLDNAPSKHHLLYQLPTGGGKTVIFSEIVRRYLANNDKKVVVLTHRIELCKQTSKMLKGFGVSNKIINSKVKELPDQNDFSCFVAMVETLKNRINDEKLHLDNIGLVIIDEAHYNSFRKLLNSFKNAFILGVTATPLSSNIKLPMHQSYDELIVGDTISSLIDKGFLARATTYSYDVGLTSLKVGINGDYTVKSSDDLYTNTIMQEKLLHAYTERSLGKKTLIFNNGIHTSLYVYETFREAGYDIRHLDNTSSSEERKDILQWFKKTPDAILTSVGILTTGFDEPTVETIILNRATKSLTLYYQMIGRGSRKLPGKDEFTVIDLGNNAARFGLWSEPVNWQHIFKSPEFYLENLRDDTEIELYFKYSMPPELRAKFSKTADVTFDVDEEHKLIIKQNLRSKVVLDKSLEQHAAMCVDNTETLQEAKSLGKELDDDIECRIKRYAKCLSQCSKNYREWLVDDYKLKLVLLIGKKYREKIMNEPDE
- a CDS encoding DUF6155 family protein — protein: MSKRDLKKYLNELSKEQLEEQIIQLYEKFSPVKVYYDFVFNPKEDKLLQECKVKISQEYFPIKKPNSKRRPKAKMRRSVAQKYIKHFILLGVDPFVIADIMLYNIEIAQTYSSQNFIKQELFYKSIFNSFEQAVNFSISNGILSDFRERIIAIEKETIQQKWKNKYDFEAILDKID
- a CDS encoding DUF3817 domain-containing protein — protein: MLKIFKVTAILEGISYLVLFTNMLFIKTNNPELYHTLLRPLGMTHGVLFIGYVLLAFLLRKPQNWDLKTFAIIQIASLIPFGTFYIEKKYLENNA
- a CDS encoding mechanosensitive ion channel family protein yields the protein MPNLLNKIFNFLYPLFRDWGMSRNFASYVSLVFNIAIMIVLAYAIYYMAKFVLVTLTAIFAQKTKTKFDDYLIHNKTTKYTAYLIPFFFIYKAVPIILDKYEYWETLFGKIVGIYIVLISLWIIRTIFNALRDYLKQKPEYSDKPIDSFVQVIMIVLWIFGVAMIISTLFGIKQGELLTILGTLSAIIILIFRDTILGFVSSVQVAINDMVRIGDWITMDKFGADGDVIEINLTTVKVRNFDNTITTIPTYALSSDSFQNWRGMQKSAGRRIKRHVLIKSSSIRFLTDEDLEQMKKVQLLSNYIETRQSEIVKYNDIRGVDKTLALNGRNMTNLGLFRKYIIQYLITHPGLNKEMHMMCRQLQSTAHGVPLEIYAFSSDKRWANYEYIMADIFDHVMASVEYFDLEIFELPSKIGHLD
- a CDS encoding acyl-CoA thioesterase — protein: MRFHTRKWVKPEDLNPNGTLFGGKLLAWIDEELALYTIIQLENTRVVTKYMSEINFKSSARQGDIVEIGIDVVKFGNTSLVLTCAVRNMMTREIIITIDQTTMVNLDENGKPKAHGKTQIEFVKDRL
- a CDS encoding glyoxalase, translating into MEDRDAFLREFRGETLGTVSAQSSPDELFQNQTIRPILKLQNDLFIAVFINYVNKNKADFYSYTVEKKLQVIENSIQKDIKFRNSLKGIVMALFTIEEYETYIQNSSSLNKRMMNLLIERLKSQVQLFELESNSN